A window of the Halolamina sp. CBA1230 genome harbors these coding sequences:
- a CDS encoding winged helix-turn-helix domain-containing protein, which translates to MTPDWDVVGHVISSRHRTLVLGRLAESPATPTQIASDVDIASTHVSRALNSLRERGLVELLVPEDRRKGRVYGITSKGSETWEVIQSKGLTKEE; encoded by the coding sequence ATGACGCCGGACTGGGACGTCGTCGGGCACGTGATCAGCTCCCGCCACCGGACGCTGGTGCTCGGCCGGCTCGCCGAGAGTCCGGCGACGCCGACCCAGATCGCGTCCGACGTCGACATCGCGTCGACCCACGTCTCCCGCGCGCTGAACTCGCTGCGGGAGCGCGGCCTCGTCGAACTGCTCGTTCCCGAGGACCGCCGGAAGGGACGCGTGTACGGCATTACGAGTAAGGGAAGCGAGACCTGGGAGGTGATCCAGTCGAAAGGGCTGACGAAGGAGGAGTGA
- a CDS encoding PadR family transcriptional regulator — MVVQVHELSGFQRDLLYVIAGFDHPSGRTVADELERTLECEITHGRLYPNLDELVEAGLVEKGAINRRTNFYALTPDGEEALRRRRRWEDELYDPT, encoded by the coding sequence ATGGTGGTCCAGGTCCACGAACTGAGCGGCTTCCAGCGTGACTTGTTGTACGTGATCGCCGGCTTCGATCACCCCTCCGGGCGCACGGTCGCCGACGAGCTCGAGCGGACGCTGGAGTGTGAGATCACTCACGGCCGGCTCTACCCCAACCTGGACGAGCTCGTCGAGGCCGGCCTCGTCGAGAAGGGAGCGATCAACCGTCGGACGAACTTCTACGCGCTGACGCCCGACGGCGAGGAGGCGCTGCGGCGACGCCGCCGCTGGGAGGACGAGCTGTACGATCCGACCTAA
- a CDS encoding HalOD1 output domain-containing protein produces the protein MTSQRNVGSTAAETTKLQSEGADVVSRVVEAVAEREGMEPTAVEPRLYEVIDPDALSALVEDPPESGLTVGFDYAGYRVVVVADEGLHVEATAEA, from the coding sequence ATGACTAGCCAGAGAAACGTCGGCAGCACAGCAGCAGAAACCACCAAACTGCAGTCCGAAGGGGCCGATGTCGTGTCGCGTGTCGTCGAAGCCGTCGCCGAACGGGAAGGCATGGAGCCGACGGCGGTCGAACCCCGCCTGTACGAGGTGATCGACCCGGACGCGCTGTCAGCGCTCGTCGAAGACCCGCCGGAGTCCGGGCTCACCGTCGGGTTCGACTATGCGGGCTACCGGGTCGTGGTCGTCGCCGATGAGGGACTCCACGTCGAGGCAACTGCGGAGGCGTAA
- the glmU gene encoding bifunctional sugar-1-phosphate nucleotidylyltransferase/acetyltransferase, with product MQTVVLAAGKGSRMGVLTDETPKPCLPVAGRPLVSHTLDAAAVAGASRFVVVVGCGADQVRGVLGDSHAGVPIDYCHQAEQRGTADAVLTARSLLDDGPFVVLNGDALYDAPSLSRVYDHVPSVGSYVVDDPSQYGVLSLAGDEAGENRAISGDGGVAGRVLGVTEKPDEPNSDLVNAGAYAFPAGASDALDDIAESERGEFELTDLLGSLCATDRVKAVPFSRWIDVGRPWELLAANEWKLGELTRAVEGDVADGATLEGDVVVESGATVRDGVTIEGPALIQSGATVGPNAYVRGATLLRPGAQVGHAVEIKNSVIGRDTSVAHLSYVGDSILAPEVNFGAGTVVANLRHDGEPVDLAVKDERRSTGRRKFGVVVGRGTKTGIDTSIDAGVTLSPGSRTAVGESVTRDR from the coding sequence ATGCAGACCGTCGTGCTGGCTGCCGGCAAAGGCAGCCGTATGGGCGTGCTGACCGACGAGACGCCGAAACCGTGCCTGCCGGTCGCCGGGCGACCGCTGGTGAGCCACACGCTCGACGCCGCCGCGGTGGCGGGGGCGTCGCGGTTCGTGGTGGTCGTCGGCTGTGGCGCCGACCAGGTCCGCGGCGTGCTCGGCGACAGCCACGCGGGCGTTCCGATCGACTACTGTCACCAGGCCGAGCAGCGGGGCACTGCCGACGCCGTGTTGACCGCGCGCTCGCTGCTCGACGACGGGCCGTTCGTCGTACTCAACGGCGACGCGCTGTACGACGCGCCGTCGCTCTCCCGGGTGTACGACCACGTCCCCTCCGTCGGCTCCTACGTCGTCGACGATCCGAGCCAGTACGGCGTGCTGTCGCTGGCGGGCGACGAGGCCGGCGAGAACCGCGCGATCTCGGGCGACGGCGGCGTCGCGGGCCGCGTGCTCGGCGTGACCGAGAAGCCCGACGAGCCGAACAGCGACCTCGTCAACGCCGGCGCGTACGCGTTCCCCGCGGGCGCCAGCGACGCGCTGGACGACATCGCGGAGAGCGAGCGCGGCGAGTTCGAGCTCACCGACCTGCTCGGGTCGCTGTGTGCCACCGACCGCGTGAAAGCGGTGCCGTTCTCGCGCTGGATCGACGTGGGGCGACCGTGGGAGCTGCTGGCCGCGAACGAGTGGAAGCTCGGCGAACTCACCCGGGCTGTCGAGGGTGACGTGGCCGACGGCGCGACGCTCGAGGGCGACGTGGTCGTGGAGTCGGGCGCGACCGTCCGTGACGGCGTCACGATCGAGGGGCCGGCGCTGATCCAGTCCGGCGCGACCGTCGGGCCGAACGCGTACGTCCGTGGGGCGACGCTGCTCCGCCCGGGCGCACAGGTCGGCCACGCGGTCGAGATCAAAAACAGCGTGATCGGGCGCGACACCAGCGTCGCCCACCTCTCCTACGTCGGCGACAGCATCCTCGCCCCGGAGGTGAACTTCGGCGCCGGGACGGTCGTGGCGAACCTGCGTCACGACGGCGAGCCGGTCGATCTGGCCGTGAAGGACGAGCGGCGCTCGACCGGTCGGCGGAAGTTCGGCGTCGTCGTGGGCCGCGGGACGAAAACCGGGATCGACACCAGCATCGACGCCGGGGTAACGCTCTCGCCCGGGAGCCGCACGGCTGTCGGAGAATCCGTCACCCGCGACCGCTGA